One stretch of Callospermophilus lateralis isolate mCalLat2 unplaced genomic scaffold, mCalLat2.hap1 Scaffold_300, whole genome shotgun sequence DNA includes these proteins:
- the LOC143388597 gene encoding phosphatidylinositol 4,5-bisphosphate 3-kinase catalytic subunit delta isoform-like isoform X6, with amino-acid sequence MPPGIDYPMEFWTEEEKNQSVVVDFLLPTGIYLSFPVSRNANLSTIKQMLWHQAQNEPLFHMLSDPEAYVFTCVNQTAEQQELEDEQQRLCDVRPFLPMLRLVTCEGDCMEKLINSQISLLIGKGLHEFNCLQDPEVNDFRTKMRQFSEEAAARRQQLGWEAWLQYSFPLQLEPSTTSWGDSNTSQISNPDLLVNVKFEGSRESFTIQVSTKDVPLALMACALQKKAKVYQHLTMEQPEDYVLQVNGRHEYLYGSYLLCQFKSKPAPQVQKPHTKRPPTPMKKHSSVSLWSLGQPFCIELIQGSKINADEQMKLVVHAGLFHGNELLCKTMSSLEVSVCSEPMWKQHLKFDINICDLPCMARLCFALYAVMEKAKKAHSSKKKSKKVDCPITWANLMLFDYKDQLKTGELCLYMWPSVPDEKGDLLNPMGTVHSNPNTESAVTLVICLPEVAPHPVYYPALEKILELGRHGECGPTTKEEQLQLQGILEQRGSGELYEHEKDLVWKMRREVQEHFPEALAHLLLVTKWNKHEDVAQMLYLLCSWPELPVLNALELLDFSFPDCHVGSFAIRSLRKLTDDELFQCLLQLVQVLKYKSYLDCELTQFLLDRALANRKIGHFLFWHLRSEMHVPSVALRFGLIMEAYFRGSIHHMKVLMKQAEALSKLKALSDFVKVSSQKTTKPQTKELMHLYMRQDTCLEALSHLQSPLDPSTMLAEICVERCTFMDSKMKPLWIIYSSEEAGSADSIGIIFKNGDDLRQDMLTLQMIQLMDALWKQEGLDLRMTPYGCLPTGDCMGLIEVVQHSDTIANIQLNQSNLAAMAAFNKDALLNWLKSKNPGEALDRAIEEFTLSCAGYCVATYVLGIGDRHSDNIMICENGQLFHIDFGHFLGNFKTKFGINRERVPFILTHDFVHVIQQGKSSNNEKFERFRGYCEQAYSILRHHGLLFLQLFALMRAAGLPELSSSKDIQYLKDTLALGKTEEEGLKHFRVKFNEALRESWKTKVNWLAHNLTKDNRQ; translated from the exons ATGCCCCCAGGGATTGACTATCCCATGGAATTCTGGACCGAGGAGGAGAAGAATCAGAGTGTGGTGGTTGACTTCCTTCTGCCCACAGGGATCTACCTGAGCTTCCCTGTGTCCCGCAATGCCAACCTCAGCACCATTAAGCAG ATGCTGTGGCACCAAGCCCAGAATGAGCCCCTTTTCCACATGCTCAGTGACCCCGAGGCCTATGTGTTCACCTGTGTCAACCAGACAGCAGAGCAACAGGAGCTAGAGGATGAGCAGCAGCGGCTGTGTGATGTCCGGCCCTTCCTGCCCATGCTGCGTCTGGTGACCTGCGAGGGTGACTGCATGGAGAAGCTCATCAACTCACAGATCAGCCTCCTCATCGGCAAAG GCCTCCACGAATTCAACTGCCTGCAAGACCCAGAAGTGAATGACTTCCGCACTAAGATGCGCCAGTTCAGCGAGGAGGCAGCTGCCCGCCGGCAGCAGCTGGGCTGGGAGGCCTGGCTGCAATACAGTTTTCCCCTGCAGCTGGAGCCCTCCACCACGAGCTGGGGGGACAGCAACACCTCTCAAATCTCCAACCCAGACCTGCTGGTTAATGTCAAATTTGAGGGCAGCAGG GAGAGCTTCACCATCCAGGTGTCTACCAAGGATGTGCCCCTAGCACTGATGGCCTGTGCCCTCCAGAAGAAGGCCAAGGTGTACCAGCACctcacaatggagcagcctgaggACTACGTGCTGCAGGTGAATGGGCGGCATGAGTACCTCTATGGCAGCTACCTGCTCTGTCAGTTTAAG AGCAAACCTGCCCCTCAGGTCCAGAAACCACACACCAAACGGCCCCCTACTCCCATGAAGAAG CACTCCTCTGTGTCCCTTTGGTCGCTGGGGCAGCCTTTCTGCATTGAGCTGATCCAGGGCAGCAAAATCAATGCTGATGAGCAGATGAAG CTGGTGGTGCACGCTGGGCTCTTCCATGGCAATGAGCTGCTGTGCAAGACGATGTCCAGCTTGGAGGTGAGCGTGTGCTCAGAGCCCATGTGGAAGCAGCATCTGAAGTTTGACATCAATATCTGTGACCTGCCATGCATGGCCCGACTCTGCTTTGCACTCTATGCGGTGATGGAGAAGGCCAAGAAGGCACACTCCAGCAAGAAAAAGTCCAAGAAGGTG GACTGCCCAATCACCTGGGCCAACCTCATGCTGTTTGACTACAAGGACCAGCTCAAGACTGGGGAGCTCTGCCTCTACATGTGGCCCTCTGTCCCAG ATGAGAAAGGAGACCTGCTGAACCCCATGGGTACCGTGCATAGCAATCCCAACACAGAGAGTGCTGTCACCCTGGTCATCTGCCTGCCCGAGGTGGCCCCTCACCCTGTGTACTACCCtgccctggagaag ATCCTGGAGCTGGGACGTCATGGGGAGTGTGGGCCTACCACCAAGGAGGAG CAGCTGCAGCTGCAGGGAATCCTGGAGCAGCGGGGGTCGGGAGAGCTGTATGAGCATGAGAAGGACCTGGTGTGGAAGATGCGGCGTGAAGTGCAGGAGCACTTCCCAGAGGCTCTGGCCCACCTGCTGCTCGTGACCAAGTGGAACAAGCACGAGGATGTGGCCCAG ATGCTCTACCTGCTGTGCTCCTGGCCCGAGCTTCCTGTCCTGAATGCGCTGGAGTTGCTGGACTTCAGCTTCCCTGACTGCCACGTGGGCTCCTTTGCCATCAGGTCCCTGCGGAAACTGAC GGACGACGAGCTTTTCCAGTGCTTGCTGCAGCTGGTGCAGGTCCTCAAGTACAAGTCCTACCTGGACTGCGAACTGACCCAATTCTTGTTGGACCGGGCTCTAGCCAACCGAAAGATTGGCCACTTCCTCTTCTGGCATCTTCG CTCTGAGATGCATGTGCCGTCCGTGGCCTTGCGTTTTGGCCTCATCATGGAGGCCTACTTCAGGGGCAGCATCCACCACATGAAGGTGCTTATGAAACAG GCAGAAGCACTGAGCAAGCTGAAGGCCCTGAGCGACTTTGTGAAAGTGAGCTCCCAGAAGACCACCAAGCCCCAAACTAAGGAGCTAATGCACTTGTACATGCGCCAAGACACCTGCCTAGAGGCCCTTTCACACTTGCAGTCTCCATTGGACCCCAGCACAATGCTTGCAGAAATCTG TGTGGAAAGGTGCACCTTCATGGACTCCAAGATGAAACCCCTGTGGATCATATACAGCAGTGAGGAGGCAGGCAGTGCTGACAGCATTGGCATCATCTTTAAGAATGGGGATG ACCTCCGCCAGGACATGCTGACTCTGCAGATGATCCAGCTCATGGATGCCCTGTGGAAGCAGGAGGGCTTGGACCTAAG GATGACCCCCTATGGCTGCCTTCCCACTGGTGACTGTATGGGCCTCATTGAGGTGGTGCAGCACTCGGACACCATTGCCAACATTCAGCTGAACCAGAGCAACCTGGCTGCGATGGCTGCCTTCAACAAGGATGCCCTGCTCAACTGGCTCAAGTCCAAGAACCCTGG AGAAGCCCTGGATCGAGCCATTGAGGAGTTCACCCTCTCCTGTGCTGGCTACTGTGTGGCCACATATGTGCTGGGCATCGGTGACCGGCACAGTGACAACATCATGATCTGTGAGAATGGGCAG CTATTTCATATTGACTTTGGCCACTTTCTGGGGAATTTCAAGACCAAGTTTGGAATCAACCGTGAGCGAGTTCCATTCATCCTCACCCATGACTTTGTCCACGTGATTCAGCAGGGAAAGTCTAGTAATAATGAGAAGTTTGAAAG GTTTCGAGGGTACTGTGAACAGGCCTATAGCATTCTGCGGCACCATGGGCTCCTCTTCCTCCAACTCTTTGCTCTGATGCGGGCAGCAGGCTTGCCTGAGCTCAGCTCCTCCAAAGACATCCAGTATCTGAAG
- the LOC143388597 gene encoding phosphatidylinositol 4,5-bisphosphate 3-kinase catalytic subunit delta isoform-like isoform X5 encodes MPPGIDYPMEFWTEEEKNQSVVVDFLLPTGIYLSFPVSRNANLSTIKQMLWHQAQNEPLFHMLSDPEAYVFTCVNQTAEQQELEDEQQRLCDVRPFLPMLRLVTCEGDCMEKLINSQISLLIGKGLHEFNCLQDPEVNDFRTKMRQFSEEAAARRQQLGWEAWLQYSFPLQLEPSTTSWGDSNTSQISNPDLLVNVKFEGSRVSTKDVPLALMACALQKKAKVYQHLTMEQPEDYVLQVNGRHEYLYGSYLLCQFKYICSCLHSGMTPHLTMVHSSSILAMRDEQSKPAPQVQKPHTKRPPTPMKKHSSVSLWSLGQPFCIELIQGSKINADEQMKLVVHAGLFHGNELLCKTMSSLEVSVCSEPMWKQHLKFDINICDLPCMARLCFALYAVMEKAKKAHSSKKKSKKVDCPITWANLMLFDYKDQLKTGELCLYMWPSVPDEKGDLLNPMGTVHSNPNTESAVTLVICLPEVAPHPVYYPALEKILELGRHGECGPTTKEEQLQLQGILEQRGSGELYEHEKDLVWKMRREVQEHFPEALAHLLLVTKWNKHEDVAQMLYLLCSWPELPVLNALELLDFSFPDCHVGSFAIRSLRKLTDDELFQCLLQLVQVLKYKSYLDCELTQFLLDRALANRKIGHFLFWHLRSEMHVPSVALRFGLIMEAYFRGSIHHMKVLMKQAEALSKLKALSDFVKVSSQKTTKPQTKELMHLYMRQDTCLEALSHLQSPLDPSTMLAEICVERCTFMDSKMKPLWIIYSSEEAGSADSIGIIFKNGDDLRQDMLTLQMIQLMDALWKQEGLDLRMTPYGCLPTGDCMGLIEVVQHSDTIANIQLNQSNLAAMAAFNKDALLNWLKSKNPGEALDRAIEEFTLSCAGYCVATYVLGIGDRHSDNIMICENGQLFHIDFGHFLGNFKTKFGINRERVPFILTHDFVHVIQQGKSSNNEKFERFRGYCEQAYSILRHHGLLFLQLFALMRAAGLPELSSSKDIQYLKDTLALGKTEEEGLKHFRVKFNEALRESWKTKVNWLAHNLTKDNRQ; translated from the exons ATGCCCCCAGGGATTGACTATCCCATGGAATTCTGGACCGAGGAGGAGAAGAATCAGAGTGTGGTGGTTGACTTCCTTCTGCCCACAGGGATCTACCTGAGCTTCCCTGTGTCCCGCAATGCCAACCTCAGCACCATTAAGCAG ATGCTGTGGCACCAAGCCCAGAATGAGCCCCTTTTCCACATGCTCAGTGACCCCGAGGCCTATGTGTTCACCTGTGTCAACCAGACAGCAGAGCAACAGGAGCTAGAGGATGAGCAGCAGCGGCTGTGTGATGTCCGGCCCTTCCTGCCCATGCTGCGTCTGGTGACCTGCGAGGGTGACTGCATGGAGAAGCTCATCAACTCACAGATCAGCCTCCTCATCGGCAAAG GCCTCCACGAATTCAACTGCCTGCAAGACCCAGAAGTGAATGACTTCCGCACTAAGATGCGCCAGTTCAGCGAGGAGGCAGCTGCCCGCCGGCAGCAGCTGGGCTGGGAGGCCTGGCTGCAATACAGTTTTCCCCTGCAGCTGGAGCCCTCCACCACGAGCTGGGGGGACAGCAACACCTCTCAAATCTCCAACCCAGACCTGCTGGTTAATGTCAAATTTGAGGGCAGCAGG GTGTCTACCAAGGATGTGCCCCTAGCACTGATGGCCTGTGCCCTCCAGAAGAAGGCCAAGGTGTACCAGCACctcacaatggagcagcctgaggACTACGTGCTGCAGGTGAATGGGCGGCATGAGTACCTCTATGGCAGCTACCTGCTCTGTCAGTTTAAG TACATATGCAGCTGCCTGCACAGTGGAATGACCCCTCACCTGACCATGGTGCACTCCTCCTCCATCCTTGCCATGCGGGATGAGCAGAGCAAACCTGCCCCTCAGGTCCAGAAACCACACACCAAACGGCCCCCTACTCCCATGAAGAAG CACTCCTCTGTGTCCCTTTGGTCGCTGGGGCAGCCTTTCTGCATTGAGCTGATCCAGGGCAGCAAAATCAATGCTGATGAGCAGATGAAG CTGGTGGTGCACGCTGGGCTCTTCCATGGCAATGAGCTGCTGTGCAAGACGATGTCCAGCTTGGAGGTGAGCGTGTGCTCAGAGCCCATGTGGAAGCAGCATCTGAAGTTTGACATCAATATCTGTGACCTGCCATGCATGGCCCGACTCTGCTTTGCACTCTATGCGGTGATGGAGAAGGCCAAGAAGGCACACTCCAGCAAGAAAAAGTCCAAGAAGGTG GACTGCCCAATCACCTGGGCCAACCTCATGCTGTTTGACTACAAGGACCAGCTCAAGACTGGGGAGCTCTGCCTCTACATGTGGCCCTCTGTCCCAG ATGAGAAAGGAGACCTGCTGAACCCCATGGGTACCGTGCATAGCAATCCCAACACAGAGAGTGCTGTCACCCTGGTCATCTGCCTGCCCGAGGTGGCCCCTCACCCTGTGTACTACCCtgccctggagaag ATCCTGGAGCTGGGACGTCATGGGGAGTGTGGGCCTACCACCAAGGAGGAG CAGCTGCAGCTGCAGGGAATCCTGGAGCAGCGGGGGTCGGGAGAGCTGTATGAGCATGAGAAGGACCTGGTGTGGAAGATGCGGCGTGAAGTGCAGGAGCACTTCCCAGAGGCTCTGGCCCACCTGCTGCTCGTGACCAAGTGGAACAAGCACGAGGATGTGGCCCAG ATGCTCTACCTGCTGTGCTCCTGGCCCGAGCTTCCTGTCCTGAATGCGCTGGAGTTGCTGGACTTCAGCTTCCCTGACTGCCACGTGGGCTCCTTTGCCATCAGGTCCCTGCGGAAACTGAC GGACGACGAGCTTTTCCAGTGCTTGCTGCAGCTGGTGCAGGTCCTCAAGTACAAGTCCTACCTGGACTGCGAACTGACCCAATTCTTGTTGGACCGGGCTCTAGCCAACCGAAAGATTGGCCACTTCCTCTTCTGGCATCTTCG CTCTGAGATGCATGTGCCGTCCGTGGCCTTGCGTTTTGGCCTCATCATGGAGGCCTACTTCAGGGGCAGCATCCACCACATGAAGGTGCTTATGAAACAG GCAGAAGCACTGAGCAAGCTGAAGGCCCTGAGCGACTTTGTGAAAGTGAGCTCCCAGAAGACCACCAAGCCCCAAACTAAGGAGCTAATGCACTTGTACATGCGCCAAGACACCTGCCTAGAGGCCCTTTCACACTTGCAGTCTCCATTGGACCCCAGCACAATGCTTGCAGAAATCTG TGTGGAAAGGTGCACCTTCATGGACTCCAAGATGAAACCCCTGTGGATCATATACAGCAGTGAGGAGGCAGGCAGTGCTGACAGCATTGGCATCATCTTTAAGAATGGGGATG ACCTCCGCCAGGACATGCTGACTCTGCAGATGATCCAGCTCATGGATGCCCTGTGGAAGCAGGAGGGCTTGGACCTAAG GATGACCCCCTATGGCTGCCTTCCCACTGGTGACTGTATGGGCCTCATTGAGGTGGTGCAGCACTCGGACACCATTGCCAACATTCAGCTGAACCAGAGCAACCTGGCTGCGATGGCTGCCTTCAACAAGGATGCCCTGCTCAACTGGCTCAAGTCCAAGAACCCTGG AGAAGCCCTGGATCGAGCCATTGAGGAGTTCACCCTCTCCTGTGCTGGCTACTGTGTGGCCACATATGTGCTGGGCATCGGTGACCGGCACAGTGACAACATCATGATCTGTGAGAATGGGCAG CTATTTCATATTGACTTTGGCCACTTTCTGGGGAATTTCAAGACCAAGTTTGGAATCAACCGTGAGCGAGTTCCATTCATCCTCACCCATGACTTTGTCCACGTGATTCAGCAGGGAAAGTCTAGTAATAATGAGAAGTTTGAAAG GTTTCGAGGGTACTGTGAACAGGCCTATAGCATTCTGCGGCACCATGGGCTCCTCTTCCTCCAACTCTTTGCTCTGATGCGGGCAGCAGGCTTGCCTGAGCTCAGCTCCTCCAAAGACATCCAGTATCTGAAG
- the LOC143388597 gene encoding phosphatidylinositol 4,5-bisphosphate 3-kinase catalytic subunit delta isoform-like isoform X1 gives MPPGIDYPMEFWTEEEKNQSVVVDFLLPTGIYLSFPVSRNANLSTIKQMLWHQAQNEPLFHMLSDPEAYVFTCVNQTAEQQELEDEQQRLCDVRPFLPMLRLVTCEGDCMEKLINSQISLLIGKGLHEFNCLQDPEVNDFRTKMRQFSEEAAARRQQLGWEAWLQYSFPLQLEPSTTSWGDSNTSQISNPDLLVNVKFEGSRESFTIQVSTKDVPLALMACALQKKAKVYQHLTMEQPEDYVLQVNGRHEYLYGSYLLCQFKYICSCLHSGMTPHLTMVHSSSILAMRDEQSKPAPQVQKPHTKRPPTPMKKHSSVSLWSLGQPFCIELIQGSKINADEQMKLVVHAGLFHGNELLCKTMSSLEVSVCSEPMWKQHLKFDINICDLPCMARLCFALYAVMEKAKKAHSSKKKSKKVDCPITWANLMLFDYKDQLKTGELCLYMWPSVPDEKGDLLNPMGTVHSNPNTESAVTLVICLPEVAPHPVYYPALEKILELGRHGECGPTTKEEQLQLQGILEQRGSGELYEHEKDLVWKMRREVQEHFPEALAHLLLVTKWNKHEDVAQVGQMLYLLCSWPELPVLNALELLDFSFPDCHVGSFAIRSLRKLTDDELFQCLLQLVQVLKYKSYLDCELTQFLLDRALANRKIGHFLFWHLRSEMHVPSVALRFGLIMEAYFRGSIHHMKVLMKQAEALSKLKALSDFVKVSSQKTTKPQTKELMHLYMRQDTCLEALSHLQSPLDPSTMLAEICVERCTFMDSKMKPLWIIYSSEEAGSADSIGIIFKNGDDLRQDMLTLQMIQLMDALWKQEGLDLRMTPYGCLPTGDCMGLIEVVQHSDTIANIQLNQSNLAAMAAFNKDALLNWLKSKNPGEALDRAIEEFTLSCAGYCVATYVLGIGDRHSDNIMICENGQLFHIDFGHFLGNFKTKFGINRERVPFILTHDFVHVIQQGKSSNNEKFERFRGYCEQAYSILRHHGLLFLQLFALMRAAGLPELSSSKDIQYLKDTLALGKTEEEGLKHFRVKFNEALRESWKTKVNWLAHNLTKDNRQ, from the exons ATGCCCCCAGGGATTGACTATCCCATGGAATTCTGGACCGAGGAGGAGAAGAATCAGAGTGTGGTGGTTGACTTCCTTCTGCCCACAGGGATCTACCTGAGCTTCCCTGTGTCCCGCAATGCCAACCTCAGCACCATTAAGCAG ATGCTGTGGCACCAAGCCCAGAATGAGCCCCTTTTCCACATGCTCAGTGACCCCGAGGCCTATGTGTTCACCTGTGTCAACCAGACAGCAGAGCAACAGGAGCTAGAGGATGAGCAGCAGCGGCTGTGTGATGTCCGGCCCTTCCTGCCCATGCTGCGTCTGGTGACCTGCGAGGGTGACTGCATGGAGAAGCTCATCAACTCACAGATCAGCCTCCTCATCGGCAAAG GCCTCCACGAATTCAACTGCCTGCAAGACCCAGAAGTGAATGACTTCCGCACTAAGATGCGCCAGTTCAGCGAGGAGGCAGCTGCCCGCCGGCAGCAGCTGGGCTGGGAGGCCTGGCTGCAATACAGTTTTCCCCTGCAGCTGGAGCCCTCCACCACGAGCTGGGGGGACAGCAACACCTCTCAAATCTCCAACCCAGACCTGCTGGTTAATGTCAAATTTGAGGGCAGCAGG GAGAGCTTCACCATCCAGGTGTCTACCAAGGATGTGCCCCTAGCACTGATGGCCTGTGCCCTCCAGAAGAAGGCCAAGGTGTACCAGCACctcacaatggagcagcctgaggACTACGTGCTGCAGGTGAATGGGCGGCATGAGTACCTCTATGGCAGCTACCTGCTCTGTCAGTTTAAG TACATATGCAGCTGCCTGCACAGTGGAATGACCCCTCACCTGACCATGGTGCACTCCTCCTCCATCCTTGCCATGCGGGATGAGCAGAGCAAACCTGCCCCTCAGGTCCAGAAACCACACACCAAACGGCCCCCTACTCCCATGAAGAAG CACTCCTCTGTGTCCCTTTGGTCGCTGGGGCAGCCTTTCTGCATTGAGCTGATCCAGGGCAGCAAAATCAATGCTGATGAGCAGATGAAG CTGGTGGTGCACGCTGGGCTCTTCCATGGCAATGAGCTGCTGTGCAAGACGATGTCCAGCTTGGAGGTGAGCGTGTGCTCAGAGCCCATGTGGAAGCAGCATCTGAAGTTTGACATCAATATCTGTGACCTGCCATGCATGGCCCGACTCTGCTTTGCACTCTATGCGGTGATGGAGAAGGCCAAGAAGGCACACTCCAGCAAGAAAAAGTCCAAGAAGGTG GACTGCCCAATCACCTGGGCCAACCTCATGCTGTTTGACTACAAGGACCAGCTCAAGACTGGGGAGCTCTGCCTCTACATGTGGCCCTCTGTCCCAG ATGAGAAAGGAGACCTGCTGAACCCCATGGGTACCGTGCATAGCAATCCCAACACAGAGAGTGCTGTCACCCTGGTCATCTGCCTGCCCGAGGTGGCCCCTCACCCTGTGTACTACCCtgccctggagaag ATCCTGGAGCTGGGACGTCATGGGGAGTGTGGGCCTACCACCAAGGAGGAG CAGCTGCAGCTGCAGGGAATCCTGGAGCAGCGGGGGTCGGGAGAGCTGTATGAGCATGAGAAGGACCTGGTGTGGAAGATGCGGCGTGAAGTGCAGGAGCACTTCCCAGAGGCTCTGGCCCACCTGCTGCTCGTGACCAAGTGGAACAAGCACGAGGATGTGGCCCAGGTGGG CCAGATGCTCTACCTGCTGTGCTCCTGGCCCGAGCTTCCTGTCCTGAATGCGCTGGAGTTGCTGGACTTCAGCTTCCCTGACTGCCACGTGGGCTCCTTTGCCATCAGGTCCCTGCGGAAACTGAC GGACGACGAGCTTTTCCAGTGCTTGCTGCAGCTGGTGCAGGTCCTCAAGTACAAGTCCTACCTGGACTGCGAACTGACCCAATTCTTGTTGGACCGGGCTCTAGCCAACCGAAAGATTGGCCACTTCCTCTTCTGGCATCTTCG CTCTGAGATGCATGTGCCGTCCGTGGCCTTGCGTTTTGGCCTCATCATGGAGGCCTACTTCAGGGGCAGCATCCACCACATGAAGGTGCTTATGAAACAG GCAGAAGCACTGAGCAAGCTGAAGGCCCTGAGCGACTTTGTGAAAGTGAGCTCCCAGAAGACCACCAAGCCCCAAACTAAGGAGCTAATGCACTTGTACATGCGCCAAGACACCTGCCTAGAGGCCCTTTCACACTTGCAGTCTCCATTGGACCCCAGCACAATGCTTGCAGAAATCTG TGTGGAAAGGTGCACCTTCATGGACTCCAAGATGAAACCCCTGTGGATCATATACAGCAGTGAGGAGGCAGGCAGTGCTGACAGCATTGGCATCATCTTTAAGAATGGGGATG ACCTCCGCCAGGACATGCTGACTCTGCAGATGATCCAGCTCATGGATGCCCTGTGGAAGCAGGAGGGCTTGGACCTAAG GATGACCCCCTATGGCTGCCTTCCCACTGGTGACTGTATGGGCCTCATTGAGGTGGTGCAGCACTCGGACACCATTGCCAACATTCAGCTGAACCAGAGCAACCTGGCTGCGATGGCTGCCTTCAACAAGGATGCCCTGCTCAACTGGCTCAAGTCCAAGAACCCTGG AGAAGCCCTGGATCGAGCCATTGAGGAGTTCACCCTCTCCTGTGCTGGCTACTGTGTGGCCACATATGTGCTGGGCATCGGTGACCGGCACAGTGACAACATCATGATCTGTGAGAATGGGCAG CTATTTCATATTGACTTTGGCCACTTTCTGGGGAATTTCAAGACCAAGTTTGGAATCAACCGTGAGCGAGTTCCATTCATCCTCACCCATGACTTTGTCCACGTGATTCAGCAGGGAAAGTCTAGTAATAATGAGAAGTTTGAAAG GTTTCGAGGGTACTGTGAACAGGCCTATAGCATTCTGCGGCACCATGGGCTCCTCTTCCTCCAACTCTTTGCTCTGATGCGGGCAGCAGGCTTGCCTGAGCTCAGCTCCTCCAAAGACATCCAGTATCTGAAG